One window from the genome of Actinomycetota bacterium encodes:
- a CDS encoding FAD-binding and (Fe-S)-binding domain-containing protein has translation MTPSPWPSRGSRTRLEAEELGRALAAALPPGTVHFTAADRALFAHDASNFRQVPIGVVYPRTADDIVATHAVCREHRAPVLPRGCGTSLAGQATNEAVVIDCSRYMTRVLGVDPRGRTARAEPGAINHHVTRAASPYGLRFGPDPATNKYCTIGGNIGNNACGVHSLQARFVGDGSRTSDNVARLEVLTYDGVRLRVGPTSEEELDAAAAGGGRPGEIYAGLKALRQRYGPLIRARFPGLPRRVSGYNLDDLLPERGCNLAAALTGTEGTCVTVLEAELKLIPDVAHRSLLVVGYGGITEVARHLGAILDARPIGCECFDNRVVRGSPGLPPGSAWVLVELGGDTQAEADAQAGALARRLGADRHPPEGAMCASPDQAREVWAVREAGLARAAFPPGQPDGWPGWEDAAVPPERVGDYLADFLALEERHGLQGALYGHLGDGCIHTRISFDLATPGGVATYRAFLEEAADLVCSYGGSLSGEHGDGQQRAELLGRMFGEELVAAFREFKTIWDPDGGMNPGKVVDPYPLDSHLRLAGGPPKVALPLHFAYPDDGGSFAHATLRCVGVGRCRQPEGADVICPSYRATGDEQHSTRGRARLLHEMLRGEVVTGGWRSPEVKEALDLCLACKGCTSDCPVQVDMPTYKAEFLSHFWQGRLRPRHAYAFGHIDLLARAASRAPRAANRLARAPGLRRALQAVAGITPQRALPEFSGVPWQRWFAARPVVNPHGPRVVLWPDTFTNYFAAEVGIAAVEALEAAGWRVIVPPGPVCCGRPLYDYGFLDLARRYLHRCLDAVRDELDRGTPVVGLEPSCVATFRHELPRMLPGVPDAALLAERAQHFAGFLEDHGVALPTAGGDALLWGHCHQRATGGLGADQRLLEAMGFSVQPVTGGCCGLAGSWGYEAGHYDLSIACGEQALLPAVRQAPPGTVVVADGFSCRSQIAQAVPGRQAMHLAQVIAHAGRR, from the coding sequence ATGACCCCGAGCCCGTGGCCCTCCCGTGGTTCCCGCACCCGGCTGGAGGCGGAGGAGCTGGGCCGGGCCCTCGCCGCCGCCCTCCCGCCGGGCACCGTGCACTTCACCGCGGCCGACCGGGCCCTGTTCGCCCACGACGCCTCGAACTTCCGCCAGGTCCCCATCGGCGTGGTGTACCCGCGCACGGCCGACGACATCGTTGCCACGCATGCCGTCTGCCGCGAGCACCGCGCTCCCGTGCTGCCCCGGGGGTGCGGCACCAGCCTGGCCGGCCAGGCGACCAACGAGGCCGTGGTGATCGACTGCTCCCGGTACATGACCCGGGTGCTGGGGGTGGATCCCCGGGGCCGCACCGCCCGGGCGGAACCGGGAGCGATCAACCATCACGTCACCCGGGCGGCCTCCCCTTACGGTCTGCGTTTCGGCCCCGATCCGGCCACCAACAAGTACTGCACCATCGGCGGCAACATCGGCAACAACGCCTGCGGCGTGCACTCCCTGCAGGCCCGGTTCGTGGGCGACGGCAGCCGCACCTCGGACAACGTCGCCCGCCTGGAGGTACTCACCTATGACGGGGTCCGGCTGCGGGTCGGCCCCACCAGCGAGGAGGAGCTGGACGCCGCCGCCGCCGGCGGCGGGCGCCCCGGGGAGATCTACGCCGGGCTCAAGGCGCTCCGGCAGCGCTATGGCCCCCTGATCCGGGCACGGTTCCCGGGCCTCCCCCGCCGGGTGTCGGGCTACAACCTCGACGACCTGCTCCCCGAGCGCGGCTGCAACCTCGCCGCCGCCCTGACCGGCACCGAAGGGACCTGCGTGACCGTGCTGGAGGCGGAGCTCAAACTCATCCCGGACGTCGCGCACCGCAGCCTGCTGGTGGTGGGCTACGGGGGTATCACCGAGGTCGCCCGCCACCTGGGGGCGATCCTGGATGCCCGGCCGATCGGCTGCGAGTGCTTCGACAACCGCGTGGTGCGGGGATCCCCCGGCCTGCCGCCCGGATCGGCGTGGGTGCTGGTGGAGCTGGGCGGCGACACTCAGGCGGAGGCAGACGCCCAGGCGGGTGCCCTCGCCCGCCGGCTGGGCGCCGACCGCCACCCTCCGGAGGGCGCGATGTGCGCCAGCCCGGACCAAGCCCGGGAGGTGTGGGCCGTCCGGGAGGCCGGCCTGGCCCGGGCCGCATTCCCCCCCGGCCAGCCCGACGGGTGGCCGGGATGGGAGGACGCCGCGGTGCCCCCCGAGCGGGTGGGCGACTACCTCGCCGACTTCCTGGCCCTCGAGGAGCGCCACGGGCTCCAGGGCGCGCTCTACGGTCATCTGGGCGACGGGTGCATCCACACCCGGATCTCTTTCGACCTCGCCACGCCGGGCGGCGTCGCCACCTACCGGGCGTTCCTCGAGGAGGCCGCCGACCTGGTGTGCTCCTACGGCGGGTCGCTGTCGGGCGAGCACGGTGACGGCCAGCAGCGGGCGGAACTCCTCGGCCGCATGTTCGGCGAGGAGCTGGTGGCCGCCTTCCGGGAGTTCAAGACCATCTGGGACCCCGACGGGGGGATGAACCCGGGCAAGGTGGTGGATCCGTACCCGCTCGACTCCCACCTGCGCCTGGCGGGCGGACCGCCCAAGGTTGCCCTGCCCCTGCACTTCGCCTACCCCGACGACGGCGGGAGCTTCGCCCACGCCACCCTGCGCTGCGTCGGGGTCGGGCGGTGCCGCCAGCCCGAGGGTGCCGACGTCATCTGCCCCAGTTACCGGGCGACCGGCGACGAGCAGCATTCCACGCGCGGCCGAGCCCGGCTCCTGCACGAGATGCTGCGCGGCGAGGTGGTGACCGGCGGGTGGCGCAGCCCCGAGGTCAAGGAGGCGCTGGACCTCTGCCTGGCGTGCAAGGGATGCACCAGCGACTGCCCGGTGCAGGTCGACATGCCCACCTACAAGGCCGAGTTCCTCTCGCACTTCTGGCAGGGACGCCTGCGGCCCCGGCATGCCTACGCCTTCGGGCACATCGATCTGCTGGCCCGGGCAGCCTCCCGGGCCCCCCGGGCGGCCAACCGCCTGGCTCGGGCGCCCGGGCTGCGCCGGGCCCTCCAGGCCGTCGCCGGCATCACCCCGCAGCGGGCTCTGCCCGAGTTCTCGGGCGTGCCCTGGCAACGCTGGTTCGCCGCCCGGCCGGTGGTCAACCCCCACGGCCCCCGGGTGGTGCTGTGGCCCGATACCTTCACCAACTACTTCGCCGCCGAGGTCGGCATCGCCGCGGTGGAGGCCCTGGAGGCAGCCGGCTGGCGGGTCATCGTCCCGCCTGGACCGGTGTGCTGCGGCCGGCCGCTGTACGACTACGGCTTCCTCGACTTGGCCCGGCGCTACCTGCACCGCTGCCTGGACGCCGTCCGGGACGAGCTGGACCGGGGGACACCGGTCGTCGGGCTGGAACCGAGCTGCGTGGCCACCTTCCGCCACGAGCTGCCCCGCATGCTGCCGGGCGTGCCCGACGCCGCCCTGCTCGCCGAGCGGGCGCAGCACTTTGCCGGGTTCCTGGAGGACCATGGCGTCGCCCTGCCGACCGCCGGGGGCGACGCGCTGCTGTGGGGGCACTGCCACCAGCGGGCGACCGGCGGCCTCGGCGCCGACCAGCGCCTGCTCGAGGCGATGGGCTTCTCGGTCCAGCCGGTCACCGGGGGGTGCTGCGGGCTCGCCGGCTCCTGGGGGTACGAGGCGGGCCACTACGACCTCTCGATCGCATGCGGCGAGCAGGCCCTCCTGCCCGCCGTCCGCCAGGCGCCGCCCGGTACGGTCGTGGTGGCCGACGGGTTCTCGTGCCGGAGCCAGATCGCCCAGGCGGTCCCCGGCCGGCAGGCGATGCACCTGGCGCAGGTGATCGCCCACGCGGGACGCCGGTAG
- a CDS encoding TldD/PmbA family protein yields MQELVEGALQAALDAGATYADVRGQEIDIEDLSVRNGILETADRSLSAGVGIRVLVDGAWGFAATHDLRPGEAVRAARLAVGVGRASATVKRHNVVLVPAEPQRGAYATPIAEDPFGVSLAEKVDLLIAASLAMRIDPRITSAEASLALRREQTVFASSEGSLLHQAIVQTGCGISATAADEHDTQRRSYPGAHGGQHACAGYELVRGLALVEHAPGVAEEALALLAAPPCPEGVTTVVIDGSQVALQVHESVGHPTELDRVLGTEAAYAGTSFLSPPDLGRLVYGSPLVNIVSDGTSPGGLGTVGWDDEGVVPSPTHLIRDGLLVGFQTSRETAAAIGEERSNGTMRADGWISYPLIRMTNVNLLPGEGSLEELLAGVEDGLYLHTNRSWSIDDMRKNFQFGCEIAWEIKGGKLGRIVKNPMYQGITPEFWGSCDGIAGPAEWRIWGVPNCGKGQPGQTARVAHGAAPARFRNVAVRPGG; encoded by the coding sequence ATGCAGGAACTCGTCGAGGGCGCGCTCCAGGCCGCGCTGGATGCCGGAGCCACCTACGCCGACGTGCGGGGCCAGGAGATCGACATCGAGGACCTCTCGGTGCGCAACGGCATCCTGGAGACCGCCGACCGCTCGCTCTCGGCCGGGGTGGGCATCCGGGTGCTGGTGGACGGCGCCTGGGGCTTCGCCGCCACCCATGACCTGAGGCCCGGCGAGGCGGTCCGGGCGGCCCGGCTGGCAGTGGGCGTCGGGCGGGCATCGGCCACGGTCAAGCGCCACAACGTCGTGCTGGTCCCCGCCGAACCCCAGCGGGGCGCATACGCCACGCCGATCGCCGAGGATCCCTTCGGGGTGTCCCTGGCCGAGAAGGTGGACCTGCTGATCGCCGCGTCGCTCGCGATGCGGATCGACCCCCGGATCACCTCGGCGGAGGCCAGCCTGGCGCTGCGCCGGGAGCAGACCGTCTTCGCCTCCAGCGAGGGATCGCTGCTCCACCAGGCCATCGTCCAGACCGGGTGCGGCATCTCGGCTACCGCCGCCGACGAGCACGACACCCAGCGCCGCTCCTACCCCGGCGCCCACGGTGGCCAGCACGCGTGCGCTGGGTACGAGCTGGTACGGGGCCTGGCGCTGGTCGAGCATGCCCCGGGCGTCGCCGAGGAAGCCCTCGCCCTGCTGGCCGCGCCGCCGTGCCCCGAGGGCGTCACCACGGTGGTCATCGACGGTTCGCAGGTGGCGCTCCAGGTGCACGAGTCGGTGGGCCACCCGACGGAGCTCGATCGGGTGCTGGGCACCGAGGCGGCCTACGCCGGCACCTCCTTCCTGTCCCCGCCCGACCTCGGCCGCCTGGTGTACGGCTCGCCGCTGGTCAACATCGTCTCGGACGGCACCTCCCCGGGTGGGCTGGGCACCGTCGGCTGGGACGACGAGGGCGTGGTCCCCTCGCCCACCCACCTGATCCGTGACGGGCTGCTGGTGGGCTTCCAGACCTCCCGGGAGACGGCGGCGGCCATCGGCGAGGAGCGCTCCAACGGCACCATGCGGGCCGACGGCTGGATCAGCTACCCGTTGATCCGCATGACCAACGTCAACCTGCTGCCCGGCGAAGGGTCGCTCGAGGAGCTGCTCGCCGGTGTCGAGGACGGGCTGTACCTGCACACCAACCGCTCCTGGTCGATCGACGACATGCGCAAGAACTTCCAGTTCGGCTGCGAGATCGCCTGGGAGATCAAGGGCGGCAAGCTGGGGCGCATCGTGAAGAACCCCATGTACCAGGGCATCACCCCGGAGTTCTGGGGGAGCTGCGACGGCATCGCCGGGCCGGCCGAGTGGCGCATCTGGGGCGTGCCCAACTGCGGCAAGGGCCAGCCCGGGCAGACCGCCCGGGTGGCGCACGGTGCCGCCCCCGCCCGGTTCCGCAACGTGGCCGTGAGGCCGGGCGGGTGA